The Phoenix dactylifera cultivar Barhee BC4 chromosome 17, palm_55x_up_171113_PBpolish2nd_filt_p, whole genome shotgun sequence genome contains a region encoding:
- the LOC103705573 gene encoding 4-coumarate--CoA ligase-like 5 has translation MMATLEEEAKQHYNPAGVKPNPESQSGYYCPRTGVYRSPHRVCHQIPALDAASFVLSQFPPPHLAEIKTALVDSATGRRLTFSDLRRSALALAATLRHGLGIQKGDVVLLLSPNSILYPAIVLGVLSAGAVVTTANPLNTAAEVAKQARDSGAKLAIAAPEEAHKTAAAGVPTILTTRSAPDESGVGGPVSVEELMEGGDPEAMPSLEGVAQSDVAALLYSSGTTGASKGVVLTHANLIAMVALVKWTAEASGAVEDVYLGFIPMFHVYGLGFFSLGLPAAGATTVVMPRFDFHAMLEAVEKHGVSNIPAVPSVVLAMAKAGNGGGRDLSALRRVGTGAAPLGAEVGREFRRRYPWVELREGYGLTESAGAATFSVAAEEAKRRPGAVGQLLPGFEGRVVEVGTGRGVEPGEVGELWLRGPTVMPGYLGNDEATADALVGDGWLRTGDLVYFDQDGYLYVVDRIKELIKVKGFQVAPAELEALLLTHPQILDAAVIPLQDEEAGQVPISYVVRSPNSKLTSEEVIQFVATQVAPYKKVKRVAFIDAIPRSTAGKILRKQLVAQNHRAISSKM, from the exons ATGATGGCAACGTTGGAAGAGGAAGCCAAACAACACTACAACCCGGCTGGCGTCAAGCCCAATCCCGAATCTCAAAGCGGCTACTACTGCCCCCGCACCGGAGTCTACCGATcgcctcaccgcgtctgccaccAAATCCCCGCCCTCGACGCCGCCTCCTTCGTCCTCTCCCAGTTCCCCCCGCCCCACCTCGCCGAGATTAAGACCGCCCTCGTCGATTCCGCCACTGGCCGCCGCCTCACCTTCTCCGACCTCCGCCGCTCCGCCCTCGCCCTCGCCGCCACCCTCCGCCACGGCCTCGGCATCCAGAAAGGCGACGTCGTCCTCCTCCTTTCCCCGAACTCCATACTCTACCCCGCCATCGTCCTCGGCGTCCTCTCCGCAGGCGCGGTCGTCACCACCGCCAACCCCCTCAATACGGCTGCCGAAGTAGCCAAGCAGGCCCGCGACTCCGGCGCCAAGCTCGCCATCGCCGCCCCTGAGGAGGCACATAagaccgccgccgccggcgtCCCCACCATCCTCACCACGCGCTCGGCACCGGACGAGTCCGGCGTGGGTGGGCCGGTGTCTGTGGAGGAGCTGATGGAGGGCGGCGACCCGGAAGCGATGCCGTCGCTGGAGGGAGTGGCCCAGTCGGACGTGGCGGCGTTGCTGTACTCGTCGGGGACGACGGGAGCCAGCAAGGGGGTGGTGCTAACCCACGCGAACCTGATCGCGATGGTGGCGCTGGTGAAGTGGACGGCGGAGGCGAGCGGCGCGGTGGAGGACGTGTACCTGGGATTCATCCCAATGTTCCACGTGTACGGCCTGGGTTTCTTCTCGCTGGGGCTGCCGGCGGCGGGGGCGACCACCGTGGTGATGCCCCGCTTCGATTTCCACGCGATGCTGGAGGCGGTGGAGAAGCACGGTGTCAGCAACATCCCGGCGGTGCCGTCGGTGGTGCTGGCGATGGCCAAGGCCGGGAACGGCGGCGGACGGGATTTGTCCGCGCTTAGGAGGGTGGGGACGGGGGCGGCGCCGCTGGGGGCGGAGGTGGGGAGGGAATTCCGGCGGAGGTACccgtgggtggagctgagggaGGGGTACGGGCTGACGGAGAGCGCGGGGGCGGCGACGTTCTCAGTGGCGGCGGAGGAGGCGAAGAGGAGGCCGGGGGCGGTGGGGCAGCTGCTGCCGGGGTTCGAGGGGAGGGTGGTGGAGGTGGGGACAGGGAGAGGAGTGGAACCCGGCGAGGTTGGGGAGCTCTGGCTGAGGGGGCCCACCGTGATGCCGGGGTATCTCGGGAACGACGAGGCCACGGCGGATGCGCTGGTCGGGGACGGGTGGCTCAGGACCGGCGATCTGGTGTACTTCGACCAGGACGGATACCTGTACGTCGTGGACCGAATCAAGGAGCTCATCAAGGTTAAAGGCTTTCAG GTTGCACCAGCTGAGTTGGAAGCCTTGCTTCTCACCCATCCTCAgatacttgatgctgcagtaatACC GCTTCAGGATGAAGAAGCGGGGCAAGTACCTATCTCTTATGTGGTGAGATCCCCTAACAGTAAACTAACAAGTGAAGAGGTCATCCAGTTTGTTGCGACTCAG GTTGCTCCTTACAAGAAGGTTAAACGAGTTGCTTTCATAGATGCCATCCCAAGATCGACTGCAGGCAAAATCTTGAGAAAGCAGTTGGTGGCTCAAAATCATCGGGCTATTTCCTCCAAGATGTAG